In Motacilla alba alba isolate MOTALB_02 chromosome 23, Motacilla_alba_V1.0_pri, whole genome shotgun sequence, the following are encoded in one genomic region:
- the SYTL1 gene encoding synaptotagmin-like protein 1 isoform X2, protein MLASLVHARRAEQPVSPAPRAVPALSPAPRAVPALSPPLPMALQPEALLDLSFLTEQERSCIARVLQRDWQLRRREEGRISELRKSVSDPARLRSLTGDWFCDARAQRHQLQLGSDLVRASIRRRRRPRGTAELEHSPSLETIDEPLAEKEDEDGALETDESSPPEEVQEAAEPQPSPPGPAVEGPPRSQTVLQGDIPARERDSPAQPGDTGGPSLGSCSREEDEEDEEEDEEEEQDSALSSHSAGQRPETPQTDQSPPDPLSPRNGHTPPSLLSTSSSVSSLSSSTLSGSLMSLYSEGELGRVPVRGCVQFSLRYQAAEKELQVHVLRCRQLAEAKKQRSDPYIKTYLLPDKSNRSKRKTAVRKRSLDPVFNETLKYKLEKRDLQGRTLNLSVWHHDSLGRNLFLGEVEVALGTWDWANTRPEWFSLQPRMPIPWDGLASRGSLNLALKFIPAGSEGAGMPPTGELHIWVKDAQSLVPLQSGTVDAFVQCKASRQKTRVVKRSLNPLFNHTMVYDGFQAKDLAEACAEFTLWHHEAFSKRQLGGIRLSLGTGSSYGLPVGWMDSTAEEQGVWKQLLQQPGRWVEALLPLRTNLVPRG, encoded by the exons ATGCTGGCCTCGCTGGTGCACGCCCGGCGCGCTGAGCAGCCCGTgtccccggccccgcgggctgtccccgcgctgtccccggccccgcgggctgtccccgcgctgtccccgccgCTGCCCATGGCGCTGCAGCCCGAGGCGCTGCTGGACCTGAGCTTCCTGACGGAGCAGGAGCGGAGCTGCATCGCCCGGGTGCTGCAGCGGGACTGGCAGCTCCGCCGGCGGGAGGAGGGCCGCATCAG CGAACTCCGCAAGTCGGTGTCGGACCCGGCGCGGCTGCGGAGCCTCACCGGGGACTGGTTCTGCGACGCCCGGGCCCAGCggcaccagctccagctgggctccGACCTGGTCCGAGCCTCCATCCGCCGCAGGAGGCGGCCCCGGG gaacggcagagctggagcacagccccagcctggagaCCATTGATGAGCCGCTGGCAGagaaggaggatgaggatggtgcCTTGGAGACGGACGAGAG CTCCCCCCCCGAGGAGGTGCAGGAGGCCGCTGAGCCCCAG cccagccccCCCGGCCCGGCTGTAGAGGGGCCCCCGAGGTCACAGACCGTGCTGCAGGGTGACATCCCAGCGAGGGAGCGGGACagtccagcacagccag GTGACACGGGAGGTCCCTCCCTcggctcctgcagcagggaggaggatgaggaggatgaggaggaggatgaggaggaggagcaggactCGGCGCTCAGCAGCCACAGCGCTGggcag AGACCAGAAACCCCCCAGACGGATCAGAGCCCCCCAGACCCACTGTCCCCACGGAACGGCCACACGCCCCCGAGCCTGCTGAGCACCAGCTCCTCCGtgtccagcctcagctcctccacG CTGAGCGGGAGCCTGATGAGCCTGTACAGCgagggggagctgggcagggtgcCCGTGCGGGGCTGCGTGCAGTTCTCCCTGCGCTACCAGGCGGCCgagaaggagctgcaggtgcacGTCCTGCGCTGCCGGCAGCTGGCCGAGGCCAAGAAGCAGCGCTCGGACCC GTACATCAAGACCTACCTGCTGCCCGACAAGTCCAACCGCAGCAAGCGCAAGACGGcggtgaggaagaggagcttGGATCCCGTCTTCAACGAGACCCTCAAG TACAAGCTGGAGAAGAGGGACCTGCAGGGCCGGACCCTGAACCTCTCCGTGTGGCACCACGACAGCCTGGGCAGGAACCTCTTCCTGGGGGAGGTGGAGGTGGCGCTGGGCACCTGGGACTGGGCCAACACACGGCCCGAGTGGTTCAGCCTGCAGCCACGG ATGCCCATCCCCTGGGACGGCCTGGCCAGCCGCGGCAGCCTCAACCTGGCGCTGAAGTTCATCCCCGCGGGCTCGGAAG GAGCGGGGATGCCGCCCACGGGCGAGCTGCACATCTGGGTGAAGGATGCTCAGAGCCTCGTCCCGCTGCAGAGCGGCACCGTGGACGCCTTCGTGCAGTG CAAGGCCAGCCGGCAGAAGACGCGGGTGGTGAAGCGGAGCCTGAACCCCCTCTTCAACCACACCATGGTGTACGACGGCTTCCAGGCCAAGGACCTGGCCGAGGCCTGCGCCGAGTTCACCCTCTGGCACCACGAAGCCTTCTCCAAGCGCCAGCTGGGCGGCATCCGGCTCAGCCTGGGCACGG ggagcagctaCGGGCTGCCCGTGGGCTGGATGGACTCCACGGCCGAGGAGCAGGGCGtgtggaagcagctgctgcagcagcccggGCGCTGGGtggaggctctgctgcccctgcGGACCAACCTGGTGCCCCGGGGGTAG
- the SYTL1 gene encoding synaptotagmin-like protein 1 isoform X3 yields MLASLVHARRAEQPVSPAPRAVPALSPAPRAVPALSPPLPMALQPEALLDLSFLTEQERSCIARVLQRDWQLRRREEGRISELRKSVSDPARLRSLTGDWFCDARAQRHQLQLGSDLVRASIRRRRRPRGTAELEHSPSLETIDEPLAEKEDEDGALETDESSPPEEVQEAAEPQPSPPGPAVEGPPRSQTVLQGDIPARERDSPAQPGDTGGPSLGSCSREEDEEDEEEDEEEEQDSALSSHSAGQRPETPQTDQSPPDPLSPRNGHTPPSLLSTSSSVSSLSSSTAAEKELQVHVLRCRQLAEAKKQRSDPYIKTYLLPDKSNRSKRKTAVRKRSLDPVFNETLKYKLEKRDLQGRTLNLSVWHHDSLGRNLFLGEVEVALGTWDWANTRPEWFSLQPRMPIPWDGLASRGSLNLALKFIPAGSEGAGMPPTGELHIWVKDAQSLVPLQSGTVDAFVQCYVLPDDSKASRQKTRVVKRSLNPLFNHTMVYDGFQAKDLAEACAEFTLWHHEAFSKRQLGGIRLSLGTGSSYGLPVGWMDSTAEEQGVWKQLLQQPGRWVEALLPLRTNLVPRG; encoded by the exons ATGCTGGCCTCGCTGGTGCACGCCCGGCGCGCTGAGCAGCCCGTgtccccggccccgcgggctgtccccgcgctgtccccggccccgcgggctgtccccgcgctgtccccgccgCTGCCCATGGCGCTGCAGCCCGAGGCGCTGCTGGACCTGAGCTTCCTGACGGAGCAGGAGCGGAGCTGCATCGCCCGGGTGCTGCAGCGGGACTGGCAGCTCCGCCGGCGGGAGGAGGGCCGCATCAG CGAACTCCGCAAGTCGGTGTCGGACCCGGCGCGGCTGCGGAGCCTCACCGGGGACTGGTTCTGCGACGCCCGGGCCCAGCggcaccagctccagctgggctccGACCTGGTCCGAGCCTCCATCCGCCGCAGGAGGCGGCCCCGGG gaacggcagagctggagcacagccccagcctggagaCCATTGATGAGCCGCTGGCAGagaaggaggatgaggatggtgcCTTGGAGACGGACGAGAG CTCCCCCCCCGAGGAGGTGCAGGAGGCCGCTGAGCCCCAG cccagccccCCCGGCCCGGCTGTAGAGGGGCCCCCGAGGTCACAGACCGTGCTGCAGGGTGACATCCCAGCGAGGGAGCGGGACagtccagcacagccag GTGACACGGGAGGTCCCTCCCTcggctcctgcagcagggaggaggatgaggaggatgaggaggaggatgaggaggaggagcaggactCGGCGCTCAGCAGCCACAGCGCTGggcag AGACCAGAAACCCCCCAGACGGATCAGAGCCCCCCAGACCCACTGTCCCCACGGAACGGCCACACGCCCCCGAGCCTGCTGAGCACCAGCTCCTCCGtgtccagcctcagctcctccacG GCGGCCgagaaggagctgcaggtgcacGTCCTGCGCTGCCGGCAGCTGGCCGAGGCCAAGAAGCAGCGCTCGGACCC GTACATCAAGACCTACCTGCTGCCCGACAAGTCCAACCGCAGCAAGCGCAAGACGGcggtgaggaagaggagcttGGATCCCGTCTTCAACGAGACCCTCAAG TACAAGCTGGAGAAGAGGGACCTGCAGGGCCGGACCCTGAACCTCTCCGTGTGGCACCACGACAGCCTGGGCAGGAACCTCTTCCTGGGGGAGGTGGAGGTGGCGCTGGGCACCTGGGACTGGGCCAACACACGGCCCGAGTGGTTCAGCCTGCAGCCACGG ATGCCCATCCCCTGGGACGGCCTGGCCAGCCGCGGCAGCCTCAACCTGGCGCTGAAGTTCATCCCCGCGGGCTCGGAAG GAGCGGGGATGCCGCCCACGGGCGAGCTGCACATCTGGGTGAAGGATGCTCAGAGCCTCGTCCCGCTGCAGAGCGGCACCGTGGACGCCTTCGTGCAGTG CTACGTGCTGCCGGATGACAGCAAGGCCAGCCGGCAGAAGACGCGGGTGGTGAAGCGGAGCCTGAACCCCCTCTTCAACCACACCATGGTGTACGACGGCTTCCAGGCCAAGGACCTGGCCGAGGCCTGCGCCGAGTTCACCCTCTGGCACCACGAAGCCTTCTCCAAGCGCCAGCTGGGCGGCATCCGGCTCAGCCTGGGCACGG ggagcagctaCGGGCTGCCCGTGGGCTGGATGGACTCCACGGCCGAGGAGCAGGGCGtgtggaagcagctgctgcagcagcccggGCGCTGGGtggaggctctgctgcccctgcGGACCAACCTGGTGCCCCGGGGGTAG
- the SYTL1 gene encoding synaptotagmin-like protein 1 isoform X1 has protein sequence MLASLVHARRAEQPVSPAPRAVPALSPAPRAVPALSPPLPMALQPEALLDLSFLTEQERSCIARVLQRDWQLRRREEGRISELRKSVSDPARLRSLTGDWFCDARAQRHQLQLGSDLVRASIRRRRRPRGTAELEHSPSLETIDEPLAEKEDEDGALETDESSPPEEVQEAAEPQPSPPGPAVEGPPRSQTVLQGDIPARERDSPAQPGDTGGPSLGSCSREEDEEDEEEDEEEEQDSALSSHSAGQRPETPQTDQSPPDPLSPRNGHTPPSLLSTSSSVSSLSSSTLSGSLMSLYSEGELGRVPVRGCVQFSLRYQAAEKELQVHVLRCRQLAEAKKQRSDPYIKTYLLPDKSNRSKRKTAVRKRSLDPVFNETLKYKLEKRDLQGRTLNLSVWHHDSLGRNLFLGEVEVALGTWDWANTRPEWFSLQPRMPIPWDGLASRGSLNLALKFIPAGSEGAGMPPTGELHIWVKDAQSLVPLQSGTVDAFVQCYVLPDDSKASRQKTRVVKRSLNPLFNHTMVYDGFQAKDLAEACAEFTLWHHEAFSKRQLGGIRLSLGTGSSYGLPVGWMDSTAEEQGVWKQLLQQPGRWVEALLPLRTNLVPRG, from the exons ATGCTGGCCTCGCTGGTGCACGCCCGGCGCGCTGAGCAGCCCGTgtccccggccccgcgggctgtccccgcgctgtccccggccccgcgggctgtccccgcgctgtccccgccgCTGCCCATGGCGCTGCAGCCCGAGGCGCTGCTGGACCTGAGCTTCCTGACGGAGCAGGAGCGGAGCTGCATCGCCCGGGTGCTGCAGCGGGACTGGCAGCTCCGCCGGCGGGAGGAGGGCCGCATCAG CGAACTCCGCAAGTCGGTGTCGGACCCGGCGCGGCTGCGGAGCCTCACCGGGGACTGGTTCTGCGACGCCCGGGCCCAGCggcaccagctccagctgggctccGACCTGGTCCGAGCCTCCATCCGCCGCAGGAGGCGGCCCCGGG gaacggcagagctggagcacagccccagcctggagaCCATTGATGAGCCGCTGGCAGagaaggaggatgaggatggtgcCTTGGAGACGGACGAGAG CTCCCCCCCCGAGGAGGTGCAGGAGGCCGCTGAGCCCCAG cccagccccCCCGGCCCGGCTGTAGAGGGGCCCCCGAGGTCACAGACCGTGCTGCAGGGTGACATCCCAGCGAGGGAGCGGGACagtccagcacagccag GTGACACGGGAGGTCCCTCCCTcggctcctgcagcagggaggaggatgaggaggatgaggaggaggatgaggaggaggagcaggactCGGCGCTCAGCAGCCACAGCGCTGggcag AGACCAGAAACCCCCCAGACGGATCAGAGCCCCCCAGACCCACTGTCCCCACGGAACGGCCACACGCCCCCGAGCCTGCTGAGCACCAGCTCCTCCGtgtccagcctcagctcctccacG CTGAGCGGGAGCCTGATGAGCCTGTACAGCgagggggagctgggcagggtgcCCGTGCGGGGCTGCGTGCAGTTCTCCCTGCGCTACCAGGCGGCCgagaaggagctgcaggtgcacGTCCTGCGCTGCCGGCAGCTGGCCGAGGCCAAGAAGCAGCGCTCGGACCC GTACATCAAGACCTACCTGCTGCCCGACAAGTCCAACCGCAGCAAGCGCAAGACGGcggtgaggaagaggagcttGGATCCCGTCTTCAACGAGACCCTCAAG TACAAGCTGGAGAAGAGGGACCTGCAGGGCCGGACCCTGAACCTCTCCGTGTGGCACCACGACAGCCTGGGCAGGAACCTCTTCCTGGGGGAGGTGGAGGTGGCGCTGGGCACCTGGGACTGGGCCAACACACGGCCCGAGTGGTTCAGCCTGCAGCCACGG ATGCCCATCCCCTGGGACGGCCTGGCCAGCCGCGGCAGCCTCAACCTGGCGCTGAAGTTCATCCCCGCGGGCTCGGAAG GAGCGGGGATGCCGCCCACGGGCGAGCTGCACATCTGGGTGAAGGATGCTCAGAGCCTCGTCCCGCTGCAGAGCGGCACCGTGGACGCCTTCGTGCAGTG CTACGTGCTGCCGGATGACAGCAAGGCCAGCCGGCAGAAGACGCGGGTGGTGAAGCGGAGCCTGAACCCCCTCTTCAACCACACCATGGTGTACGACGGCTTCCAGGCCAAGGACCTGGCCGAGGCCTGCGCCGAGTTCACCCTCTGGCACCACGAAGCCTTCTCCAAGCGCCAGCTGGGCGGCATCCGGCTCAGCCTGGGCACGG ggagcagctaCGGGCTGCCCGTGGGCTGGATGGACTCCACGGCCGAGGAGCAGGGCGtgtggaagcagctgctgcagcagcccggGCGCTGGGtggaggctctgctgcccctgcGGACCAACCTGGTGCCCCGGGGGTAG
- the SYTL1 gene encoding synaptotagmin-like protein 1 isoform X4, which translates to MSPGTAELEHSPSLETIDEPLAEKEDEDGALETDESSPPEEVQEAAEPQPSPPGPAVEGPPRSQTVLQGDIPARERDSPAQPGDTGGPSLGSCSREEDEEDEEEDEEEEQDSALSSHSAGQRPETPQTDQSPPDPLSPRNGHTPPSLLSTSSSVSSLSSSTLSGSLMSLYSEGELGRVPVRGCVQFSLRYQAAEKELQVHVLRCRQLAEAKKQRSDPYIKTYLLPDKSNRSKRKTAVRKRSLDPVFNETLKYKLEKRDLQGRTLNLSVWHHDSLGRNLFLGEVEVALGTWDWANTRPEWFSLQPRMPIPWDGLASRGSLNLALKFIPAGSEGAGMPPTGELHIWVKDAQSLVPLQSGTVDAFVQCYVLPDDSKASRQKTRVVKRSLNPLFNHTMVYDGFQAKDLAEACAEFTLWHHEAFSKRQLGGIRLSLGTGSSYGLPVGWMDSTAEEQGVWKQLLQQPGRWVEALLPLRTNLVPRG; encoded by the exons atgtccccaggaacggcagagctggagcacagccccagcctggagaCCATTGATGAGCCGCTGGCAGagaaggaggatgaggatggtgcCTTGGAGACGGACGAGAG CTCCCCCCCCGAGGAGGTGCAGGAGGCCGCTGAGCCCCAG cccagccccCCCGGCCCGGCTGTAGAGGGGCCCCCGAGGTCACAGACCGTGCTGCAGGGTGACATCCCAGCGAGGGAGCGGGACagtccagcacagccag GTGACACGGGAGGTCCCTCCCTcggctcctgcagcagggaggaggatgaggaggatgaggaggaggatgaggaggaggagcaggactCGGCGCTCAGCAGCCACAGCGCTGggcag AGACCAGAAACCCCCCAGACGGATCAGAGCCCCCCAGACCCACTGTCCCCACGGAACGGCCACACGCCCCCGAGCCTGCTGAGCACCAGCTCCTCCGtgtccagcctcagctcctccacG CTGAGCGGGAGCCTGATGAGCCTGTACAGCgagggggagctgggcagggtgcCCGTGCGGGGCTGCGTGCAGTTCTCCCTGCGCTACCAGGCGGCCgagaaggagctgcaggtgcacGTCCTGCGCTGCCGGCAGCTGGCCGAGGCCAAGAAGCAGCGCTCGGACCC GTACATCAAGACCTACCTGCTGCCCGACAAGTCCAACCGCAGCAAGCGCAAGACGGcggtgaggaagaggagcttGGATCCCGTCTTCAACGAGACCCTCAAG TACAAGCTGGAGAAGAGGGACCTGCAGGGCCGGACCCTGAACCTCTCCGTGTGGCACCACGACAGCCTGGGCAGGAACCTCTTCCTGGGGGAGGTGGAGGTGGCGCTGGGCACCTGGGACTGGGCCAACACACGGCCCGAGTGGTTCAGCCTGCAGCCACGG ATGCCCATCCCCTGGGACGGCCTGGCCAGCCGCGGCAGCCTCAACCTGGCGCTGAAGTTCATCCCCGCGGGCTCGGAAG GAGCGGGGATGCCGCCCACGGGCGAGCTGCACATCTGGGTGAAGGATGCTCAGAGCCTCGTCCCGCTGCAGAGCGGCACCGTGGACGCCTTCGTGCAGTG CTACGTGCTGCCGGATGACAGCAAGGCCAGCCGGCAGAAGACGCGGGTGGTGAAGCGGAGCCTGAACCCCCTCTTCAACCACACCATGGTGTACGACGGCTTCCAGGCCAAGGACCTGGCCGAGGCCTGCGCCGAGTTCACCCTCTGGCACCACGAAGCCTTCTCCAAGCGCCAGCTGGGCGGCATCCGGCTCAGCCTGGGCACGG ggagcagctaCGGGCTGCCCGTGGGCTGGATGGACTCCACGGCCGAGGAGCAGGGCGtgtggaagcagctgctgcagcagcccggGCGCTGGGtggaggctctgctgcccctgcGGACCAACCTGGTGCCCCGGGGGTAG